The sequence below is a genomic window from Massilia oculi.
GCTCGACGGCGGTGCTGGCGCGGGTGGAGCGTGAGCTGGCCATGTCAGATCGCCTCCGTGCGCAGCATCAGCCATTCGAATGCCGGGCCTTCGACGTGCGGCGTCAGGCGCGCGCGCACGGTCGCGTGATAATCGTTCAGCCACGCGATTTCGTCGGGACGCAGCAGCGACCTGTCCAGGCAGCGGGTGTCGATCGGGCACAGGGTCAGGGTCTCGAAGCCGAGATACTCGCCGAACTCGGACGTCTCGACGTGCTGGTTCAGCACCAGGTTCTCGATGCGGATGCCCCAGCGCCCCGGACGATAGATGCCCGGCTCGATCGAGGTGATCATGCCCGGCTCCATCGCGGTATGCGGCTCCGGCGGCACCGCCGGCGAAATCGTCTGCGGACCTTCGTGCACGTTGAGGAAGTAGCCGACGCCGTGGCCGGTGCCGTGGCCGTAGTCGATGCCGGCGGCCCAGATCGGCGCGCGCGCGATCGCGTCCAGCATCGGCGCGCGGGTGCCGCGCGGGAAGCGCGTGGCCGACAGGTTGATCAGGCCTTTCAGCACCAGCGTGTAGTCGCGCATCTGCGCGCTGCTTGCCGTGCCGACCGGGATTACGCGCGTGATGTCGGTGGTGCCGCCCAGGTACTGGCCGCCCGAATCGATCAGCAGCAGGCCGTCGCCTTCGATGACGGCGCAGGTGGCGCTCTCGGCGCGGTAGTGCATGATCGCGCCATTGCTGTTGAAGCCGGCGATGGTCGAGAAGCTGGCGCTCACAAAATGAGGGCGACGCGCTCGGCAAGCGGTGATGCGGGTGTCGATGTCGGCTTCATTCAGCGGCGCGCGGTTCGGGTCCGCCAGCAGCGGCTCGAGCGCGGCGAAGAATTCGCACAGCGCCGCGCCGTCCTGTTCCATCGCGGCGCGCACGTTCACGGCCTCGCTCTCCAGCTTGCGCGACTTGGCGAAGGTAGTCGGGTTGATCGCCTCGACCACGTTCACGCCCTGCGCCACGGCGGCGCGCATGCCGGCGGTGACGCGGCGCGGATCGAGCAGCAGGGTCGCGCCTTCCGGCAGCGATTCGAGCGCGTGCGCGGCATTGGCGTACGGCGCCAGGTGCACGTCGTCGGCTTCCAGGCGGGCGCGCACATCCTGAGGCACCTTGCCCTCGAGGACGAACAGGGTCGCGTCGCCGCGGCCGATCAGCGCATGCGCCAGGAACACCGGATTGAAGCTGACGTCGGCGCCACGCAGGTTGAACAGGTAGGCGATATCGTCCAGCGTCGAAATGAAATGAAAGCCCGCGCCATGCGCCTCCATCGCGGCGCGCGTGGCGTGCAGCTTGTCGGCGCGGGTGGCGGTGGCGTACGGCGGCAAATGTTCGAAGACCGGTTCAAGCGGCAGCGATGGACGCTCGCTCCAGACTTCGTCGAGCAGGTCGGCGTCTAGACGCAGGGTCACGCCCTTGGCGGCCAGGGCATCTTTCAACAGGCGCGCGCCGGCCAGGCCCAGCACGCGCGCATCGACGGCGGCGGTCTGGCCCGCCGTCAAATTAGCGGCCAGCCAGTCGACGTGCAACTGGCTCGCGGCGCCCGGGATCTTCATCAAGGCGATCTCGGAGCCCGCCAGCTCGGTCTCGGCCTGGGTGAAGTAGCGGCCGTCGGTCCAGACGCCGGCGAAATTGGCGGTGGCGATGAAGGTGCCGACCGAACCGGTGAAGCCGGACAGCCATTCGCGGCCCTTCCAGTGGCCGGGCAGGTATTCCGACAGATGCGGATCGCTCGACGGGACGATACAGGCGTCGATGCCGTGGCGCGCCATGGCGGCGCGCAGTTGCGCGAGGCGGCCTGCACGTGCGGCCTGGAATTCGTTATGGGACATGGCTGAATGCGTCGGTTTTGTTTTCCAAGCCACGTATCATACGCCGCAATCCTCCCGAATGGCCAACCGGAACGCATGGCTCAGACGGATGACGCATAATGGTCCCGCACTCAACTTAACTGAAGACCATGCACGATTTCCACCATGAGCGCGCGCGAGCGCTACTGGCGAATGCCACCCAGATCGTCGAGCCCGTCGAAGTGAATGCCGCCGTGCGGCGCGTCGCCGACGAACTCAATGCCCGTTTCAACGCCGAGGGCGCGGCCGAATTCCCGCTGGTGCTGGGCGTGATGGGCGGCGCGGTGGTGTTTACCGGCCACCTGCTGCCGCAACTGACCTTCCCGCTCGACTTCGACTACATCCACGTCAGCCGCTACGGCGACGAAGACCGCGGCGGCGAGATCGTGTGGAAGGTGATCCCGCGCCAGAACGTGGTAGGCCGCAAGATCGTGGTGGTGGACGACATCCTGGACGAAGGCGAGACCCTGGCCCACGTCAAGCAACGCCTGCTCGACATGGGCGCCGCCGAAGTGATCGTCGTGGTGTTCGCCGACAAGGACCTGGGCCGCGCCAAGCCGATCCAGGCCGACCTGGTGGGCTTGAGCCTGCCCAACAAGTTCGTGGTCGGCTTCGGCATGGACGTGTATGGCTACTGGCGCAACCTGCCGGGCCTGTGGACCATCCGGCCGGAAGACCTGAAGCAGGCGGATTGAGCGTTACAGCGCCAGCCGCGCCCGCGCGGCGTCGTACTCGCGCTTGAGCCGCTCGACCATCTCGGCCACCGTCGGCACGTCGTCCATCAGGCCCACGCCCTGGCCAGCGCCCCAGATGTCGCGCCAGGCCTTGGCCGCGCCCGAGCCGAAGCTCATCTTGCTCTTGTCCGATTCCGGCAGGTTGTCCGGATCCAGCCCGGCCGCCACGATCGATTTCTTCAGGTAGTTGCCGTGCACGCCGGTGAACAGGTTCGTGTACACGACGTCGGCCGCGCTCGATTCGACGATCGCATCGCGGTAGCCATCGCTGACGTTCGATTCCTTCGTGGCCAGCCAGCGCGAGCCGATGTAGGCGAAATCGGCGCCCATCGCCTGCGCCGCCAGGATCGCGTCGCCGGTCGCGATCGAACCGGACAGGGCGATCGGCCCCTTGAAGAACTTGCGCACTTCGCCCACCAGCGCGAACGGCGACAGCGCGCCGGCATGGCCGCCGGCGCCGGCCGCCACCAGGATCAGGCCATCGACGCCCGCTTCCAGCGCCTTTTCGGCATGGCGAATCGAGACCACGTCGTGCAGCACGATGCCGCCATACGCATGCACCGCGTCCATCATCTCGCGCGGCGGCGCGCGCAGCGACGAGATGATGATCGGCACCTGGTGCTTCACGCATACCTCGACGTCGTGCGCCAGGCGGTCGTTCGATTGATGGACGATCTGGTTGACCGCGATCGGCCCCACTTTCGCGCCCGGATTGGCGGCCGCATGCGCGGCAAGCTCGCGCTGCAGGTCGGTCAGCCAGGTATCGAGCAACTCGGCCGGACGGGCGTTCAGGGCCGGGAAGGAACCGACGATGCCGGCCTTGCACTGGGCAGCCACCAGGGCGGGACCGCTGGCGATGAACATCGGCGAAGCGATCACGGGAAGGGACAGGTCTTGCAGCACGGCGGGCATCGTCATGGGCGGACTCTCGGTAGTTGGGTATCGGACCATTATAGCCTCGAAAAAAGAACGATCGTGCTAGATTTCTCCCTCTAAAGATCGGCTGCCTCTCTCCCGCTGAGCGACCTCAGTCGCCGATTAAGCCGGTCTCGCGGCGCCGGATCTCGGCCCAGATCGCGCGCTTCTCGTCCTCGCTGGCATTGCGCCAGGCGCGGATCTCGTCGATCGTGCGCAGGCAGCCCTGGCACAGGCCGGTTTCCGGGACCATCTTGCAGATATTGATGCAGGGCGAAGGGACGGGGGTGAGCAGTTCTGGATCCATTACCTGAAGCCTAAGCGTATATGTCGGAGGCGGCATTATCGCGCGTCCGGCAGTCCAGCGCCGTTTTTGCTTGTGAGTCACTATACTCGTCAATATGCACTGTCCCTGGAACAGTGCCGCATCGATTAACTTGCTGCATGAGGTGCCCCATGAAAATTCGTTTCATCGTCATGACCGCCCTGCTGGGCGTATCCGCCACGGGCTCGAGCCAGGTGCTGTCGCCAGATGGCTACGGCAAGATCCAGTTCGGCCAGCGGCTCGACCAGGTCGAACGCAAGCTGGGCCAGCGCGCCACCCCGCGGCCGCTCGATCCATCCTGCCCCATCGTCCGCTTCAAACGTTATCCACAGGTGAGCTTCATGGTCGAGAACGGCGTGATCGTGCGCGCCGACGCCAAAACGGTGGTGCGCAACAGCGCCGGCATCACGGCGCGCATGTCGGCCAGGGACGCTCTGCGCCACCAACCCGCGCTGCGCAGCGAACTCCACAAATACGACGAACAGGGCCAGGTCCTGGTCCTGCCCAAAGGCGAGAACAAGGCAATGATCTTCGAAGCCAGCAAGGGGAAACTAACGACCATGCGCGCCGGCATCAAGCCGGCCGTCGACTATGTGGAAGGGTGTGGGTGAACCGTCGCGTAAAAACTGCAGCGACAGTCGCTCGGCAACGTTTGACAGGTTAGTGTAAGCTCATGGCGTGAAATTGTGCACTGCACAAAAGGAATGTCATGAAACTTAACCGATTGCTGCTGGCCCAGATGCGCGCCGCCACCCGCTCGCTGTGGCGCGCTGGACCGGCGGCGCCCGGCGCCGCGGTACAGCAGGCCCTCAAGAATGCGGCGGTCTTGCAGCGCGTGGCCCAGCGCCAGATGCGCGACTTCGCCCCTCCTGCCGCACCTACGCCAGCACCGGCGCCTGCACAGCAGCCGCGCGCGCCCGGGCCCGGTCAATTCATCGACGGTCACCACGCCAACGCCGCCGGCCGCCGCGACTACAAGCTGTACGTGCCCGGCAGCATCACCAGCAGCGACGCCGGCAGGCCGGCGCCGCTACTGGTGATGCTACACGGCTGCACCCAGGATCCGGACGACTTCGCCACCGGCACCCGAATGAACGTGCTGGCCGAAGAGATCGGCTGCCTGGTGCTGTATCCGGCGCAGAGCAAGGGCGCCAATCCCTCGCGCTGCTGGAACTGGTTCAATGCGGTCGACCAGCGCCGCGACGAAGGCGAGCCCTCGATCATCGCCGGCATGACGCGCGCGATCATGGACACCCACGCGGTCGATCCAGGCCAGGTGTATGTCGCCGGCCTGTCCGCCGGCGGCGCGATGGCGACCATCATGGGCACGCTGTATCCCGACCTGTATGCGGCGGTGGGCGTGCATTCCGGCCTGCCTTTTGCCTCGGCCAACGACCTGTCGTCGGCGCTGGCGGCGATGAAGGGCGATTTCCGCCGCAGCACGACGAGCGGGCAGCCGTTGCCGATCATCGTCTTCCACGGCGACCGCGATACCACGGTGCATCCGGCCAATGGCGAGGAACTGGTCGCGCAAGGCGCGCGCCACCTGGCCAGCCCCGGCATGGCCGAACCCGGCCACGTGCCGGACGGGCATGCCTACACACGCACCCTCTATCCGGACGACGACGGCACGGTGCGTGCGGAACACTGGCTAGTGCATGGCGCCGGCCACGCCTGGTTCGGCGGCAATGCGCGCGGCAGCTATACGGACGGCAAGGGACCGGATGCCAGCCGCGAGATGATGCGTTTCTTTCGTACGCGGCGCTGAGGCGTCGGCCGGCCTTGGAACCTATCCCGGTAGGTGGGGGGAAGTTCATGCCGATGCATGGCGAGCGTGAGCAAGGCGCGAGGAGGCCGCATGGCGAGCCATGCAACGACGAGCAACGCAGCGCACGCTTGCCAGGCGCGGCAAGAACGACTCTCACCTACCGGGATAGGTTCTTAGGCGCCGTCGGCATGGGCTGCGCGGCGATATGGGCGCGCAGGCAGTCCGGGCACCAGCAGCCGAGCGCCTCTTGCGGCACGGCGACGGCCGGCGGCAGCGCCGTGCACCAGCACGGTTCTCGTGCGCCATCCGTCATCGCGCATCCAAATTCGGCGCCGCAGCGCGTGCAAATACTCATACCTGATAAAGTACCGATTGCTGCCATAAAATACAACAGGACGCCGCCCTTTCCCCGCAAGGTTTACGCTGCCTTTACGACATTGGCTGTAAAATCTCGCGACATTTATTTCGGACCCTCCATGAACGCTCAAGTGAACAGCCTCAAGACCGACGACCAACCTGACGACTTGACCGCCGTTTCGACGGCGCTGAAGGCACAGATCCTGGCCGAAGCGCTTCCCTACATCCGCAACTTCCACGGCAAGACCATCGTCATCAAATACGGCGGCAATGCCATGACCGACGAACGCCTGAAACACGGCTTCGCGCGCGACGTCATCCTGCTCAAGCTGGTGGGCATGAATCCGGTCGTGGTCCACGGCGGCGGCCCGCAGATCGACAATGCGCTGAAGAAAATCGGCAAGCAGGGCACCTTCGTGCAGGGCATGCGCATCACCGACGAAGAAACCATGGAAGTGGTGGAGTGGGTGCTGGGCGGCGAAGTTCAGCAAGACATCGTGATGCTGATTAATCACTACGGTGGCCAGGCAGTCGGCCTGACCGGCAAGGACGGCGGCCTGATCCGCGCACGTCGCATGGCGATGCCCGACAAGGAAAAACCGGGCGAGTTCCTCGACATCGGTTTCGTCGGCGAGATCGAGGCGATCAACCCGGCCGTCGTGAAAGCGCTGCAGGACGACGCCTTCATCCCGATCATCTCGCCGATCGGTTTCGGCCAGGACGGCCAGGCCTACAACATCAATGCCGACGTGGTCGCCGGCAAGATCGCGGAAATCCTGAAAGCCGAAAAGCTGATCATGATGACCAACATCGCCGGCGTGCAAGATAAAGCGGGCAATCTGGTGACTGACCTGTCGGCGCGCGAAATCGACGAGATGTTCGCGGACGGCACGATTTCGGGCGGCATGCTGCCGAAGATCTCGTCGGCGCTGGACGCCGCGAAATCGGGCGTGAACACCGTGCACATCATCGATGGCCGCATCGAACACTCATTGTTGCTCGAAGTCTTGACCGAACAGGCTTTTGGCACTATGATCCGGTCTCACTAAATTTTTTGTGACGGGGAAACCCCCACAAAGAATGTCGTTACGGTGGGCATTGCCCACCGCATCTACCCGCCCTTGTAGCTCAGTGGTAGAGCACTCCCTTGGTAAGGGAGAGGCCACGTGTTCAATCCACGTCAAGGGCACCATCTCCCCTCCCCTGTTTTACCCTGCGCCCTGACGTCGTCATGCGACGCTGGCATAATCGCGTGTTGCATTCTTTGCGAGCCGATTACCCGTGTCTACTTCTTCCCTCCAAGCCCCGGTCTGGCTGTTCGACCTCGATAACACCCTGCACGACGCCTCGCACGCGATCTTCCCGGCGATCAGCGCCAATATGAACACGTATATCGCGCGCGTGCTGAGCACCGGTGGCGTGCCGGCCACGCAAGAGATGGTCGATAGCGCGCGCCTGGGCTACTGGAAGCGCTACGGCGCCACCCTGCTCGGCATGATGCGCCACCACCAGGTGTGCGCAAAGGATTTCCTGCACCAGACCCACGACATCGGCCCGCTCGACGCCCTGCTGCGCGCCGAGCGCGGCCTGGCTCGCCTGTTGCGCCGCCTGCCTGGCCGCAAGATCTTGCTGACCAATGCGCCGAACAGTTATTCGACCGAGATCGTGCGCCGGCTGAAGCTGCACAACCATTTTTCGCACCACGTGGCGATCGAACACATGCACGTGCACGGGCAGTTGCGGCCGAAGCCGTCGAAGCTGATGCTGCGCCGGCTGTTGCGCAAACACGGCATCGCGGCCCAGCGCTGCATCCTGGTCGAAGACACGCTGGCCAACCTGCGCACGGCGCGCCAGCTCGGGTTGCGCACTGTCTGGGTCACGCAATACCTGCGAATGAGCGATCCGATCGGAAAAGCGCCCCTCCCGAGGACCCTGAAATGCCCCGGTTACGTCAATGTCAAAGTAAAATCCGTGCGGCAACTTCCGACGCGGCTCTCCGGGCTGCGCCGCTCCAATAACAACTCCTAGGGATCCCATGGCAAGCACGAAGCCAGGCCAGCGCAAGCTGCAAATCCTCCAGGCCCTGGCCTCGATGCTCGAGCAGCCCAAGGGCGAGAAAATCACGACCGCCGCGCTCGCGGCGCGCCTGTCGGTGTCCGAGGCGGCGCTGTACCGCCACTTCGCCAGCAAGGCGCAGATGTACGAGGGACTGATCGAGTTCATCGAGTCGTCGGTGTTCGGCGTGATCAACCAGATCACCGAAAAAGAAGACAGCGGCCTGACGCAGGCGCACGCGATGCTGCAGATGCTGCTCGGCTTCGCGGCCAACAACCCGGGCATGACGCGCGTGCTGATCGGCGATGCGCTGGTCAATGAGGACGAGCGCCTGCAGCTGCGAATGAACCAGTTCTACGACAAGGTCGAACTGGCCTTCAAGGGAGCGCTGCGCCTGGCGGTCACGCAGGGACACGGCCAGGAAGCCGACGTCGCCGCGCGCGCCAGCCTGCTGGTGAACTACGTCACCGGCCGCTGGCACCGCTTCGCAAAGACGGGCTTCAAGCTCAATCCGATGGAGGGCACGTCGCTTCAACTGTCCCTGCTGCTGGCGGCGTAGAATCGACAGGATGGATACCGGCGAAGTCTTCGCGCTGCTGGACGATGCCCGCGCCACGCAGGAGGCGCGCTCGCGCCTGTACAGCGGACATGCGGGCACGCTGAGGTGCGAGGACGCGGCCGGCTGGCCGCGGCTGGTGGCGGCGCTGTCGCAGGCGCTACAAAGCGGCCTGCACGCCGTGCCGCTCTTGAGCTATGAACTGGGGGCGCACCTGGAGGGCCTGCCGGCCCGGCCGCTCGCAGGCCCTCTGGCGCAGGTGCTGCTATTCAACCATTGCGAGCGCATGACGGGCGAGCAGGTGGCGTCGTGGCTGGCGACGCGCAGCATGGACCTCGAGCCGGCCGGCGTCGCCGGCATCGCCGCGAATGTCGATGAAGCGCGGTTCACCGAAGCGATCGACCGCATCCGCGACTACATCGCGGCCGGCGACACCTACCAGGTCAACTACACCTGGCGCCTGCGCTTCGACGCCTTCGGTTCGCTGCTCGCCCTGTACACGCGCCTGCGCGCGCGCCAGCCGGTGCCATATGGCGCGCTGGTGACGCTGCCTGGCGGCGGCGCCGTGCTGTCGTTCTCGCCCGAGCTGTTCGTACGCCATGAAGCGGGCATGCTGGTGGCGCGGCCGATGAAGGGCACGGCGCCGGCCAGCGGCGATGTCGATATCGACGCCGCGCGCGCCCAGGCCCTCGCGCAGGACACCAAGAACCGCGCCGAGAACCTGATGATCGTCGACCTGCTGCGCAACGACCTGGGTCGCGTGGCGCAGACCGGCAGCGTCGAGGTGCCGGCCCTGTTCGACGTGCAGCGCTACGGCGCGGTGCTGCAGATGACGTCGACCGTGCAGGCGCGCCTGCGCCTTGACGCGGGCCTGGAAGAGATCTTCAAGGCCCTGTACCCGTGCGGCTCGATCACCGGCGCGCCGAAGCGGCGCACGATGGAGATCATCCACGAACTCGAACCCGATGCGCGCGGCATCTATACCGGCGCGATCGGCTGGTTCGATCCGGCGCCGCCTGGCCGCCCCTACGGCGACTTCTGCCTGTCGGTGCCGATCCGGACGCTGGCGCTTGGTGCGCCGACGGGCGGCATCCGGCGCGGGGAGCTGGGCGTCGGCGCCGGCATCGTCTACGACAGCGATGCGCCATCCGAATACGCCGAGTGCCAGCTGAAGGCGCGTTTTCTCACGGGCCTCGCCAACGAGTTCACCATCTTCGAGACCATCCGCGCCTCGCGCGAGCATGGCTGCCGCCATCTGGAGCAGCATCTCGACCGCATGACAGCATCGTGCGCCTATTTCGGCTTCGCCTTCGACCGCGGCGCGGCGCATGTGGCGCTGCTGGACGCCAGCCAGGCCCTGCCCTCCGATGCGCTGCACCGCCTGCGCCTGGCGGTGGACCATGCCGGCGCGCTGACGCTGACCTCCGGCGAGCTGGCGCCATTGCACGAGCCGGTCACCCTGCTGCTGGCCCAGGAGCCGACGCACAGCGGAGATATCTTCCTGCGCCACAAGACGAGTATCCGCAGCCGCTACGACGCCGCATGGAAGGCGGCCGAGGCGCAAGGCGCCTTCGATATGCTGTTCTTCAACGAGCGTGACGAATTGACGGAAGGGGGACGCAGCAGCGTGTTCCTGCGCTTCGGCGAAGAATGGCTCACGCCGCCGCTGTCGGCCGGTGTGCTGCCGGGCGTGATGCGCGGCGTGATGCTGGCCGCGCCCGCGTGGCATGCGCGCGAAGCCGTGATCACGCGTGAGATGCTGGCGCAGGCCGACGACATCGTCGTCTGCAACGCACTGCGCGGGCCGCTGCGGGCCGTGCTCGTTGATACGCCATAAAAGCGGCGCCATGATTCACGCCCTGCCCGTTTCCATGCCCATTGCTTTTGCTGGAAGCCCGCGCAGGGAAACGGACGGACGTGATCCTAGAAGCGGTAACCCACGCCCAGCCCGAACAGTACCGGATCGACCTTCAGGTGGCTGGCCTTGGCCCCGCCGACATATACATCGCTGCGCAGCTTGAGCTTCTTGACGTCGGCGTTGACCGACCAGTGTTCGTTCAGGCGGAAGTCGACGCCGGCCTGCAGCGACAGGCCCCAGCTATCGTTTTCCAGATCGCCGGCGCCATCGAGCAGCTTGACGCTCGACATGCGGGTGTAGTTCACGCCGGCCCCGATATAAGGGCTGATGGCCGCGCCGGGGGTGAAGTGGTATTGCAGGTTCAGGGTCGGCGGCAGGTGCTTGAAGGTGCCGATCTCGGCGCCGTCCAGCCGGGCCTTGTGCTTCTGTGGATAAGTCAGGATCAGCTCGGCCGCGATGTGCGGGGTGAAGAAATAGCTGATGTCCAGCTCGGGAATGGTCTTCGTGCTCACTTCGAGGCGGTCCGCCGCGCCGACGCCGGCGATCGGGGTCGATTTGTTGTCCGGGTCGACGTACACGGCGCGGGCGCGCACCAGCCATGGAGATTCCTGCGCCAGCGCCTGGGCGGACGCCATGGCGATCAGGGCCACCAGCACGGTTTTCATCGTCGTTTTCATCTTTTTCTTACCTTTCTTCGTTTTATGTCATCTGCGACGAAGGTAAGCTTATTGATGTAGGGAAAAACAAACTATGATCTACATCAAAATGACCATGCTATTAGTATGGTTTATAAAACGCCTATTTCCTAGGTTATATCTCTGAGACGAAAGAATCATTCGGAAGGAACCGCCATGCCAAGCATCACCCTCGCCGCAAACGACGACCTGCCGCGCCTGTTCGACATCTGGGAAGCATCCGTGCAAGCGACCCACGACTTCCTGCATCCGGACGATTTCCTGCTGCTGGTGCCGATCGTGGAGCGCACCCTGCGCGAGTTCACGCCGCTGCATTGCGTGCGCGACGAGGCCGGCCAGCCCTGCGCCTTCATCGGCGTGAGCGAGGGCATGATCGAGATGCTGTTCGTCGACCCGCAGCACCGCGGCCAGGGCGCCGGACGGGCCCTGGTGGAATTCGCGATCGCGCAATTGAAAGCCACGCAAGTGGACGTCAATGAGCAGAACCAGCAGGCGCTCGGCTTCTACGAACGCATGGGCTTCGCGGTGGCGGGACGGTCGGAGCAGGACCCGTTCGGCAAGCCCTACCCCATCCTGCACCTCGCACTGCGTTAGACGATTACAGCGCCGCTTCGATCTTCCCGGTCAGCTGAGGATCTTCCGGCGTGACCTTGCTCGGGAAGTAGTCGAGCACCTTGCCGTCACGGCCGATCAGGTATTTGGTGAAATTCCACTTCGGTTCCTGGCCGGTGGCCTTGATCAGTTGCGCGTGCAGCGGATTGGCTTGCGGGCCCTTGACCGAGCTCTTGGCGAACATCGGGAACTTGACGCCATAGGTGTTGAAGCACAGGTCGGCGATTTCCTTGGCGCTGCCCGGTTCCTGCTGGCCGAAGTCGTTCGACGGGAAGCCCAGGATCACGAGGCCGCGGCCGCCGTACTTGGCGTAGATTTTCTCGAGACCTTCGTACTGCTTGGTGAAGCCGCAGTAGCTGGCCGTGTTCACCACCAGCACCACCTTGCCGGCGTACTGGCAGAGGTCTTGCGGCGCCTCGTCCTGCAGGCGCTTGAAGCTGTGCTTCAGGACGGCCGGGCAGGCGGCCGGGCTCTTGGTCAGCGCGGCGGCCGGCGCGGCCTGCGCGCGTGCCGGCTGGGTGACGCTGACAGCGGCCGTGGCGGCGAGCAGCAGGACGATGGTCTTGATCATGGCGTGGTATTGACGGGGTTAAGATGCGTCGATTGTAGCGCAAGCGGCAACCCCGGCGGCCAACGCTTTTCTCAATCCTCCAGATTGCGGTGCTCGATCTTGATGCAGTGGTTCATGACCACGTCCAGCCCGGCGGCGCGCGCCAGGTCGGCTGCCGCCTGGTTCTCGATGTCGAGCTGCATCCACAGGCAGCCGGCGCGCACGGCGATGGCGTCGCGCGCGATCGGCCCGATGTCCTCGGATTTGCGGAAGCAGTCGACGATGTCGATGCGCTGGCCGCTGCCGGCCAGGGCGTCGGCGGCCTCTTGCAAGGTGGCGTACACGGTCTCGCCGTGGATGGTCTGGCCGGCATAGCTCGGGTTGACGGGCAGGATGCGGTAGCCGTTGTGCTGCAAGTAGGCGCCCACTTCGTTGCTGGCGCGGTCTTCTTTGTTCGACATGCCGACGATGGCGATGATCTTGCTGTCACGGAGGATCTGGGTGATGGTTCGCATGCTGTGTCCTGGCTGTTGTTATCGTTGGAATCAGCTTATCAGGTTTGGATATGCTGGCGTTGCACGGTCAAACGTGGAAAGATGACGGCTCATCCATCCTGAATAGCTGCCCATGAGCCTCGGACCTGTTTCGCGTTTCGCCGCCTTTCTTGCGCTGGCCTGTTCGTTCGCCGGTGCGCATGGCGCCGAATCCCTGCACGACGTCGAACGCGCCATCGTGCCGGTCGCCAGCTGGGGCGGCACGCCGTCCATTGATGCGAAGGCGCGCCGCCACCGCATCACCCACATCACGCTGCACCACCAGGGCGAGCCGTTCAAGCCGGGGACCGATCCGCAAGCCTACCTGCGCCGCCTGCAGACCTGGTCGCGCGCCGAGAAAGGCTGGCTCGACATCCCCTATCACTACGTGATCGACCTGGAAGGCCGCATCTACGGCGCGCGCGACATCGCCTATGCCGGCGACACCAATACCGAATACGATCCGAAGGGACATGCGCTGATCGAGGTGGTCGGCAATTTCGAGGAGGTGGAGCCGAACCAGCAGCAGCTCGATGCGGTGGTGCGCCTGATGGCCATGCTGGCGGACAAATACCAGGTCTCGCTGGACGACATCCAGAGCCACCGCGATTACTCGGACAAGACCGTGTGCCCGGGCGAGAACCTGTACCGCTACGTGAAGGACGATTATTTCAGGCACAAGGTGGCCTTGCGCCTGGCGCAGGAGCAGGCCGCGA
It includes:
- a CDS encoding extracellular catalytic domain type 1 short-chain-length polyhydroxyalkanoate depolymerase, translated to MKLNRLLLAQMRAATRSLWRAGPAAPGAAVQQALKNAAVLQRVAQRQMRDFAPPAAPTPAPAPAQQPRAPGPGQFIDGHHANAAGRRDYKLYVPGSITSSDAGRPAPLLVMLHGCTQDPDDFATGTRMNVLAEEIGCLVLYPAQSKGANPSRCWNWFNAVDQRRDEGEPSIIAGMTRAIMDTHAVDPGQVYVAGLSAGGAMATIMGTLYPDLYAAVGVHSGLPFASANDLSSALAAMKGDFRRSTTSGQPLPIIVFHGDRDTTVHPANGEELVAQGARHLASPGMAEPGHVPDGHAYTRTLYPDDDGTVRAEHWLVHGAGHAWFGGNARGSYTDGKGPDASREMMRFFRTRR
- a CDS encoding NAD(P)H-dependent flavin oxidoreductase; protein product: MTMPAVLQDLSLPVIASPMFIASGPALVAAQCKAGIVGSFPALNARPAELLDTWLTDLQRELAAHAAANPGAKVGPIAVNQIVHQSNDRLAHDVEVCVKHQVPIIISSLRAPPREMMDAVHAYGGIVLHDVVSIRHAEKALEAGVDGLILVAAGAGGHAGALSPFALVGEVRKFFKGPIALSGSIATGDAILAAQAMGADFAYIGSRWLATKESNVSDGYRDAIVESSAADVVYTNLFTGVHGNYLKKSIVAAGLDPDNLPESDKSKMSFGSGAAKAWRDIWGAGQGVGLMDDVPTVAEMVERLKREYDAARARLAL
- a CDS encoding DUF1289 domain-containing protein, with translation MDPELLTPVPSPCINICKMVPETGLCQGCLRTIDEIRAWRNASEDEKRAIWAEIRRRETGLIGD
- a CDS encoding aminopeptidase P family protein, whose amino-acid sequence is MSHNEFQAARAGRLAQLRAAMARHGIDACIVPSSDPHLSEYLPGHWKGREWLSGFTGSVGTFIATANFAGVWTDGRYFTQAETELAGSEIALMKIPGAASQLHVDWLAANLTAGQTAAVDARVLGLAGARLLKDALAAKGVTLRLDADLLDEVWSERPSLPLEPVFEHLPPYATATRADKLHATRAAMEAHGAGFHFISTLDDIAYLFNLRGADVSFNPVFLAHALIGRGDATLFVLEGKVPQDVRARLEADDVHLAPYANAAHALESLPEGATLLLDPRRVTAGMRAAVAQGVNVVEAINPTTFAKSRKLESEAVNVRAAMEQDGAALCEFFAALEPLLADPNRAPLNEADIDTRITACRARRPHFVSASFSTIAGFNSNGAIMHYRAESATCAVIEGDGLLLIDSGGQYLGGTTDITRVIPVGTASSAQMRDYTLVLKGLINLSATRFPRGTRAPMLDAIARAPIWAAGIDYGHGTGHGVGYFLNVHEGPQTISPAVPPEPHTAMEPGMITSIEPGIYRPGRWGIRIENLVLNQHVETSEFGEYLGFETLTLCPIDTRCLDRSLLRPDEIAWLNDYHATVRARLTPHVEGPAFEWLMLRTEAI
- a CDS encoding pyrimidine 5'-nucleotidase, with the translated sequence MSTSSLQAPVWLFDLDNTLHDASHAIFPAISANMNTYIARVLSTGGVPATQEMVDSARLGYWKRYGATLLGMMRHHQVCAKDFLHQTHDIGPLDALLRAERGLARLLRRLPGRKILLTNAPNSYSTEIVRRLKLHNHFSHHVAIEHMHVHGQLRPKPSKLMLRRLLRKHGIAAQRCILVEDTLANLRTARQLGLRTVWVTQYLRMSDPIGKAPLPRTLKCPGYVNVKVKSVRQLPTRLSGLRRSNNNS
- the argB gene encoding acetylglutamate kinase — translated: MNAQVNSLKTDDQPDDLTAVSTALKAQILAEALPYIRNFHGKTIVIKYGGNAMTDERLKHGFARDVILLKLVGMNPVVVHGGGPQIDNALKKIGKQGTFVQGMRITDEETMEVVEWVLGGEVQQDIVMLINHYGGQAVGLTGKDGGLIRARRMAMPDKEKPGEFLDIGFVGEIEAINPAVVKALQDDAFIPIISPIGFGQDGQAYNINADVVAGKIAEILKAEKLIMMTNIAGVQDKAGNLVTDLSAREIDEMFADGTISGGMLPKISSALDAAKSGVNTVHIIDGRIEHSLLLEVLTEQAFGTMIRSH
- a CDS encoding hypoxanthine-guanine phosphoribosyltransferase, whose translation is MHDFHHERARALLANATQIVEPVEVNAAVRRVADELNARFNAEGAAEFPLVLGVMGGAVVFTGHLLPQLTFPLDFDYIHVSRYGDEDRGGEIVWKVIPRQNVVGRKIVVVDDILDEGETLAHVKQRLLDMGAAEVIVVVFADKDLGRAKPIQADLVGLSLPNKFVVGFGMDVYGYWRNLPGLWTIRPEDLKQAD